The following proteins are encoded in a genomic region of Cydia fagiglandana chromosome 26, ilCydFagi1.1, whole genome shotgun sequence:
- the LOC134677378 gene encoding peroxidase-like codes for MIVRVIEGALYDTFTGERVTPQREADVRRLNLIPWCALEVADCQPDERRRMDYSCNNPRHPPRGATLTPYYRLLPPVFGRNYTARPAKDGADLPLVRDIRVAIMSDGRRSSEHYTQLTSHLGVFLTGDVSSLHDTVNYVIFTTDCCTPAGAVDPRCIPIRVANDDVHLRRSNVRCLNLTAPITYQMLGCAPASLPPSRINTSPPLIDLSIMYGNNEADMRKGKAGVGGRIQTELLKGKEWPPSGAPVCLLNKPQLGETRCHNSANLAINAILGVNLFGLWFIRNHNQIARRLEELNPCWSDDQLFAEARDVNIAIWQQIIFYELMPSLMGYDFLLKQGVIFNTYGHVDDYDEELEPGLSIEFVMAYRWFHTMQEGRLRMYDNSGRVVDERNIVDYTLRTGALPVNDTIDKVTQGAFRQPAADADYIVDPDVGERILGDLQFASDVVSSDIMKGRALGLPSYNEYRRLCGLHTAKDFDDLRHWMKEEQVSSLQTSYRDVDDIDLHAGMISEQAMPGAAVGPTLACIMVLQMKRWRTSDRFWYENSVHPGSFTEEQLFEIRKSRMSRLLCDHGEGVDSIQPYSFLIPSPGNDIVECSVIPAMSMYPWKDDACSTEKQLNEEKTEKGYYSQFSDYLQKLFLQT; via the exons ATGATTGTGAGAGTGATAGAAGGAGCGTTGTATGACACGTTCACTGGGGAGCGCGTGACGCCGCAGAGAGAGGCGGACGTGAGGAGATTGAACCTTATACC TTGGTGCGCCTTAGAAGTGGCCGACTGTCAGCCCGACGAGCGCCGGCGCATGGACTACTCGTGCAACAACCCCCGCCACCCCCCTCGAGGGGCCACCCTCACCCCCTACTACCGACTACTACCCCCTGTGTTTGGGAGGAACTATACAGCTCGCCCTGCGAAGGACGGGGCAGATCTGCCTCTTGTTAGAGACATCAG GGTGGCAATAATGTCCGACGGACGTCGCTCCAGCGAGCACTACACGCAGCTCACGTCGCATTTAGGCGTATTCCTCACCGGCGACGTGTCGTCTCTCCACGACACCGTCAACTATGTCATATTCACTACGGACTGCTGCACGCCGGCGGGAGCGGTAGACCCGCGGTGTATCCCGATCAG AGTGGCGAACGACGACGTACATTTGCGAAGAAGCAACGTCCGTTGCCTGAATCTGACCGCACCCATCACATACCAGATGTTAGGGTGTGCGCCAGCGAGCTTGCCACCTTCTagg ATAAACACATCCCCTCCATTGATAGACCTCTCCATAATGTACGGCAACAACGAAGCGGATATGCGCAAGGGCAAGGCGGGGGTCGGGGGCCGAATACAGACGGAGCTCCTGAAGGGCAAGGAGTGGCCCCCCAGCGGGGCCCCCGTGTGCCTGCTCAACAAACCACAGCTGGGAGAGACCAGATGCCACAACTCGG CCAACCTAGCCATCAACGCGATCCTTGGCGTAAATCTCTTCGGCCTCTGGTTCATACGGAACCACAACCAGATCGCCAGACGCCTGGAAGAGCTGAATCCCTGCTGGAGCGACGACCAGCTGTTCGCTGAAGCAAGAGACGTGAACATCGCTATATGGCAGCAGATCATTTTTTATGAGCTCATGCCTTCTCTCATGG GATACGACTTCTTGCTGAAGCAGGGTGTGATCTTCAACACGTACGGCCATGTTGACGACTATGACGAGGAGTTGGAGCCAGGATTGAGCATAGAGTTCGTGATGGCGTACCGATGGTTCCACACCATGCAAGAAGGGCGGCTCAG GATGTACGACAACAGCGGGAGGGTAGTAGACGAGAGGAACATAGTAGACTATACTCTGAGGACAGGCGCTCTGCCGGTGAACGATACTATAGACAAGGTCACGCAGGGCGCCTTCAGGCAGCCTGCCGCCGACGCGGATTATATCGTGGATCCAGAT GTGGGTGAAAGAATCCTCGGCGACCTACAATTCGCGTCCGACGTAGTATCCTCGGACATAATGAAAGGCCGCGCCTTGGGGCTGCCCAGTTACAACGAGTACCGTCGGCTCTGCGGTCTGCACACTGCTAAGGACTTCGATGATTTGAGACATTGGATGAAGGAGGAG CAAGTGTCATCGCTACAAACATCATACCGCGACGTGGACGACATAGATCTACACGCGGGCATGATCTCAGAGCAGGCCATGCCTGGCGCCGCCGTCGGGCCCACTCTGGCCTGCATCATGGTGTTGCAG atgAAACGGTGGCGGACTTCAGACCGGTTCTGGTACGAGAATTCGGTGCATCCCGGATCGTTCACAGAAG AGCAATTGTTCGAAATCCGAAAGTCCCGGATGTCGCGGTTGCTATGCGACCACGGAGAGGGAGTAGACAGCATACAGCCGTACTCCTTCTTGATACCAAGCCCAgg AAATGATATCGTGGAGTGCTCCGTGATACCAGCGATGAGCATGTACCCTTGGAAGGACGATGCCTGTTCTACGGAAAAACAATTGAACGAAGAGAAGACGGAAAAAGGATATTATAGCCAGTTTAGTGATTATTTACAAAAGCTGTTTTTACAGACATAG
- the LOC134677620 gene encoding uncharacterized protein LOC134677620 yields the protein MAASANVIYGGNLTFDHNAQEWRIFKERFEAMCFANDLTDTTDKAGTKRRSILLTTFVEETYRVAKDLVYPKTLNTIEYSTLLEKLDAHFESPRCSFAERYKFYKAEQRTGEDLGEWAARVRSLAQFCGFTTELDTALRDRFVLGLENAKEREKLFAESVDKLTFSKALHLAQATRSARQGLQATGSARQAAGASGGEVFAVRAAAAPSQPNNSNNTRRACAVCGYKNHTKDKCRYINYSCKKCNTKGHLSRMCKMSDKKFNFIAEETDDIHEDLTM from the exons ATGGCGGCGAGCGCTAACGTGATTTATGGCGGCAATCTCACGTTCGACCACAACGCGCAAGAATGGAGGATTTTTAAGGAGCGGTTTGAAGCGATGTGTTTTGCAAATGATTTGACGGACACCACCGACAAAGCGGGCACAAAGCGGCGTTCCATACTCCTTACGACGTTTGTGGAAGAAACTTACCGCGTTGCCAAAGATTTGGTGTATCCAAAAACGTTGAACACCATTGAATATTCTACCCTCCTTGAAAAGCTGGATGCTCATTTTGAGTCACCTAGGTGTTCGTTTGCTGAacgatataaattttataaagcGGAGCAACGGACCGGCGAAGATCTGGGGGAGTGGGCAGCGCGAGTGCGAAGTTTGGCACAGTTCTGCGGGTTTACGACGGAGCTAGACACAGCGCTGCGGGATCGTTTCGTTCTCGGGCTCGAGAACGCTAAAGAACGAGAGAAGTTGTTTGCGGAGAGCGTGGACAAGCTGACTTTTAGCAAGGCGTTACATCTGGCGCAGGCTACTCGCAGCGCCCGGCAGGGCCTGCAAGCGACCGGCTCGGCCAGGCAGGCGGCGGGAGCCAGCGGCGGCGAGGTGTTCGCGGtgcgcgcggccgccgcgccctccCAACCAAACAACTCGAATAATACAAGACGAGCCTGTGCAGTATGCGGATACAAAAACCATACCAAGGACAAGTGCCGttatattaattactcgtgtaaAAAGTGCAACACTAAAGGACACCTAAGTAGGATgtgtaaaatgagtgataaaaagTTTAACTTCATTGCCGAGGAAACCGATGACATACATGAAG ATCTCACAATGTAA